The Archaeoglobus neptunius nucleotide sequence AAGGGTGGGCGAAGATAGATTGAGTCAATGAAGGTCACGACATTCACATTCACATTTACGGGATACCTCCACGCAAAGAACGGAGAGCCGTGTCAGGATTTCTGCACACACAGGTCTATGGACTGCTGCACGGCGATAGCGCTTGCGGACGGAGCGGGAAGTGCAAACCTGTCTCACATAGGGGCCAAAATATCAGCCACGACCTTCGTCGGGTACTTCGTGGCCAACCCGGAGAGGATTTTTGAAAGCAAGGACCACTTCGTCGAGAGGCTCAAGAAAAATCTGGAGAACAACGCAAGAAAGAGAGACATCAGCGTCTCAGCTCTCTCGTCGACTCTCGTAGGAGCGGTCAATTACCGCGACAGCCTTTTCCTGCTACACATAGGAGACGGTAAGGCAATCCTTTTAAGTGACGAGGGAGCGGAAATACTATCGAAAGGCGTGAAAGGGGAGTTCTCCAACGAGACGTACTTCACCACGTCAAGAGACCCCCAGATAAAAGTCGTCAGAACTGAACTAAGTCCACCGTTCTCCGTCGTCCTCATGAGCGATGGAGCGAGCACGCTCTTTTTCGACGATAAAGAGGATGTCCCTGCCCCCATACTACACCGCGTAATCTCGATGATGGGCAGACACACGACGGTAGAAATCAGGAGCAAACTCAGGAGGGCAATAAAATCTCTACCCCCACACAGGAGGTACGACGATGTATCTCTCGCCATCCTAAAGAGATGGAGGTAAAAGTGTGACCTTTCTAACGGACTCTGACCTAATAGACTTAGCTAAGGAGTATCTATTCGTAGCGGACCTCTCCGCCATAAACCAAGAAGGGTCCGAGCAGTTTTTTGAAAGGCTACTGTCTGCGATAGCCAACCACTCCACTCTGGTGGTGGGGCAGGAGGTGCTGGAAAGTGTAAAGAGTAACGAGAAAATTGGCATCCTCAGGATGTTCAATGACGCCAACGCTCTCCGCGTCGAGCACGGAGACACCGTCGAAATACTGAGGAGATTGAGCAGAAAAAAGGTGGCGCTCATCACCAGCGACAACGGCATCGGCAAAGTACCAAAAAACGTGAAAGTCATCTGCATCATGAAAGATGGAGATGTCTCACTTTGCAGTACAAAGTCGGGACCGTTCAGCCCGATCAACTACCCGACCTCCTCTCTCGTGGGGGAGGAATATCCCGTCCCTCCTCAGACCCCACTGGAAATCGACGAAGTTCCAAAAGAAGGTGACATCGTGTTTCTATCCAACGGAGAAAGAGTCAGGCTCGTCGAGACGATTTCGTCAGGCGGTGAAGGGACGGTCTACCAAACGGACGTTCCGAACCTCGTCGCGAAGATATACCGAAAGGAGAGGATCACCGCCGACCTGAAGGAAAAGGTCTCCGTCATGGTCAAGCTGAGAGAGTTTCTTCACGTTGACAAAAGTGACTTCTCGATCGTGTGGCCCAAAGCACTCGTGTTCAACTCGAAAAAGGAATTTGTAGGCTACGTAATGTCCAGAGCAGACGGTACGCCACTACAAAAAATATGCAACTCTTCGACGCTCTTGCGAAAGTACCGACACGTAAAAAGAAGCGATTTAGTGAAAATAGCCATCAACACGCTGAAAGCCCTCGACCACCTCTACTCCTACCGGGTCTTAATGGGCGACGTGAACCAACTTAACATCCTCGTGGACGAAAAGTTGAAGGTGTATCTCATCGACACGGACAGCTACCAGATTGGCCCGTTCGTCTGCAAAGTTGGAAAACCCGAGTTCTCTCACCCCGACTGGATAGGATCTAAGTACGAGGACAACCCGCGTTCTCCGAGGTCAGAAGGGTTCGCTCTTGCCATCCTAGTATTCATGATCCTCCTCCCAGGAAAACACCCTTTTTCCAAGATCGGGGGGGAAGGCGTTATAGACAACATCAAACAAAGGTTCTTTCCGTACGCCGTGAGGGGAACTGACGTGTCTTCTTACGAGAGGGCTCCTGCCGGCTACTGGAGGTACATCTGGAGTCACACGCCCCCCAAAGTCAAAGAGATCCTGCACGACATACTGGTCGGGGAAAGAGAACCCCTCACCTACGAAGAGCTGAGAGCAACGGTCAACGAACTCATATACTACCTCGAAAAGTACCGGTCGGAGATCCTGAGTGGTAAGAGAACGGACGACGTCTTTCCGACGTATTACTTCATTCCCGACTACATCCCCAAGAAGAAGCTTATCTGTCCCAG carries:
- a CDS encoding PP2C family serine/threonine-protein phosphatase — protein: MKVTTFTFTFTGYLHAKNGEPCQDFCTHRSMDCCTAIALADGAGSANLSHIGAKISATTFVGYFVANPERIFESKDHFVERLKKNLENNARKRDISVSALSSTLVGAVNYRDSLFLLHIGDGKAILLSDEGAEILSKGVKGEFSNETYFTTSRDPQIKVVRTELSPPFSVVLMSDGASTLFFDDKEDVPAPILHRVISMMGRHTTVEIRSKLRRAIKSLPPHRRYDDVSLAILKRWR
- a CDS encoding protein kinase domain-containing protein, coding for MTFLTDSDLIDLAKEYLFVADLSAINQEGSEQFFERLLSAIANHSTLVVGQEVLESVKSNEKIGILRMFNDANALRVEHGDTVEILRRLSRKKVALITSDNGIGKVPKNVKVICIMKDGDVSLCSTKSGPFSPINYPTSSLVGEEYPVPPQTPLEIDEVPKEGDIVFLSNGERVRLVETISSGGEGTVYQTDVPNLVAKIYRKERITADLKEKVSVMVKLREFLHVDKSDFSIVWPKALVFNSKKEFVGYVMSRADGTPLQKICNSSTLLRKYRHVKRSDLVKIAINTLKALDHLYSYRVLMGDVNQLNILVDEKLKVYLIDTDSYQIGPFVCKVGKPEFSHPDWIGSKYEDNPRSPRSEGFALAILVFMILLPGKHPFSKIGGEGVIDNIKQRFFPYAVRGTDVSSYERAPAGYWRYIWSHTPPKVKEILHDILVGEREPLTYEELRATVNELIYYLEKYRSEILSGKRTDDVFPTYYFIPDYIPKKKLICPRCKKTFEISLETYEKLSKSANTLTCHYCHTIEKVSREINRKKRKKAVVKLQVGKVSQTTQRHPKTRRKATHSRLTPPAQKVPTIVVRQHTPERSTKKVALLAVAGAVTTILGVGVNSLVVQVVGLTSLAVGLTALLRKN